A genomic segment from Geitlerinema sp. PCC 9228 encodes:
- the plsX gene encoding phosphate acyltransferase PlsX has product MGSTCARIAVDAMGGDYAPDTVVAGALKAVNELEAKILLVGDPQQVEAAIERHGSSSALDIVPATDVIGMHEEALSAIKRKPQSSIGVATELVKRGEADALVSAGHSGATMAASLLRLGRLPGIERPAIGGIFPTMVPGKQVLVLDVGANVDSRPRYLEQFAGLGAIYSQYVLGIESPKVGLLNIGEEAKKGNDLTIRTYELLENNPQIPFVGNAEGRDVLSGHFDVVVCDGFVGNVLLKFAEAVGNTVLQIFQQELSHVDSRIDMELLKPTLGRIRQRIDYVEHGGGLLLGVNGVCVISHGSSQAPSIYSAIRLANEAVEREVLKKLHARYRGDNELAEDAV; this is encoded by the coding sequence ATGGGATCGACGTGCGCAAGGATTGCAGTTGATGCGATGGGCGGGGATTACGCCCCCGACACCGTCGTCGCAGGTGCGCTAAAAGCCGTAAACGAACTGGAAGCAAAAATCTTGTTGGTGGGCGATCCCCAACAAGTAGAAGCTGCTATCGAACGGCATGGCAGTTCTTCCGCCCTAGATATCGTTCCAGCCACCGACGTTATCGGTATGCACGAGGAAGCATTGAGCGCCATCAAACGCAAGCCTCAATCTTCCATCGGTGTAGCTACCGAACTGGTCAAACGCGGCGAAGCCGACGCTTTGGTTTCAGCCGGTCACTCGGGAGCGACAATGGCAGCCTCCTTGCTGCGTCTGGGGCGTTTGCCAGGAATCGAGCGACCTGCTATTGGGGGAATTTTCCCCACTATGGTACCTGGAAAACAAGTACTGGTTTTGGATGTGGGGGCGAATGTAGATTCGCGCCCTCGCTATTTGGAACAGTTCGCTGGTTTGGGTGCCATTTACAGCCAGTATGTATTGGGAATCGAAAGTCCCAAAGTTGGCTTGCTTAACATTGGCGAAGAAGCCAAAAAAGGGAACGATTTAACCATTCGCACTTACGAACTTTTAGAGAATAATCCCCAAATTCCGTTTGTGGGTAACGCCGAAGGACGCGATGTGCTCTCGGGTCACTTCGATGTGGTGGTCTGCGACGGATTTGTGGGCAACGTGTTGTTGAAATTTGCGGAAGCCGTGGGCAATACCGTCTTGCAAATCTTCCAGCAGGAACTTTCCCATGTGGATTCCCGCATAGATATGGAATTGCTCAAACCCACCCTCGGCCGCATTCGCCAGCGAATCGACTATGTAGAACACGGAGGTGGCTTGCTGTTGGGGGTCAATGGCGTTTGTGTAATTAGCCACGGTTCTTCGCAAGCGCCTTCTATCTACAGTGCCATTCGTTTGGCTAACGAAGCGGTAGAGCGCGAAGTTCTCAAGAAACTACACGCTCGCTATCGTGGAGATAACGAACTAGCAGAAGATGCAGTTTAA